From the Plasmodium malariae genome assembly, chromosome: 2 genome, one window contains:
- the PmUG01_02022400 gene encoding cation transporting ATPase, putative, giving the protein MKSKYNVQIYRKRKTHLRLDVLLFFFYVVFLNLILQNKKFEAQPSDYEYIEKSKNEIKEENIFKFKNSIDSSDQLKHEQNMKEHEDQLYNELEVGKNEIKDSVEFPNNEKGSSKEKADYNNSNNGKEKEFNNKNRDNSFKPIIIGKYNLIYIFYSVEFVSFLLFMFFHLLIFLISQWNLNVNLLVCYIHLNNTNQNKYIYNLKNLCTHVCIKPLTKKNDKSGIHSKERFNTDYNLYKPKSELVELKKGKNDIFIFYKQKKYIFNYKTLDFESVKHFDIFNLSFYLKWNGLIEFETDDIYDEINMSHTLRDIEESVNYYEDYYYHNDCDDRNDGDNGNDDTNNLNALFSKIDALYLGKRNDIAKSANKSNKMYNELGQEEGGNIHSTVRGRGKKSKQIHTNETLNKSHESNFPHGDINKNKKKVEISEIKNDGSNNDPFFYDYKKKNYFEIPYDIYVHNNLSKYGENIYDIPSPCFKKLLYEAMLSPFFVFQFFSIILWMLDSYWYFGIFSIFILIVLEAQLINKRIREFNLINSMKVPAQNVYVYRNLQWKIIKSNMLLPGDIYILSNEIRGSDNICTCETLLLEGVCITDESILTGESVPLIKAAIDKNVEEENDVCIKKGGEKNGNRISIFSNKIDIKNKHKKHIVYAGSNILLTKNENNEFKNKKLPISGCIGIVIKNGFTTYQGKLVRTIINTSEKVNASSTDSIIFLIILLLFSLFACAYVVYSVLKANKERNLYGLLLSVSHIITAVISPEFPITLSLGVTISIVYLYNLKIYCTEPFRLPFSGKSNICAFDKTGTLTEDNMIVLGLFGLDNNIEKINDINKSIISRQKVPFFSVAVIAGCHSLCTVNNKLLGDPLEKNSFLKLKCMMKSLDSTYVYTNNKNNSSSSSSNNNNSNDYKSVNSFSKKLFSFHNEKKKSPCLENFQIYKRFFFSSELQRMTCIVLHEGYEEDWYGEEYEESFTPCKHTTKVESDKIINENIAILDNLKKRKKKDNSKNEPTKQYLVLSKGSPEMMKKFLKKIPENYDEVLNSLSIRGYRVLCLAANVLDNKIISKNVRREDIEKDLFFCGFLTFICPIKTSTPEYIIDIKNAGIKNIMITGDNALTACQVAQDVNIIPSVKSKDILILKLKEDYSLNDRRIRLGPLSQSNEAIEQRITKSLNDKISNDLIGSEIFSNQDKVDAIEMLYSIGKSSMVEKNVIEKVTKIIEKNKNVSSRIYFIDRENKKMLPFIDNEEYIKLCEHIFSLCITGDIIDYFLNNYQNDLTLFNELIKRVHIFCRVSPKHKEIIIKTLNKLGNISIMCGDGTNDMAALKAAHVGISLLSIKISYKNKEIDNSNNNKQYNANSLNTYDKGYNNYYANSENHFRNPYNNLYAPYNSSSTTTASSGSSNMNAKYYEQMKKYNERKQALENMMQSIDDSLPLIKLGEASIASPFTYKGNDIKCVKEIICCGRCALAKVIMMYKLMIINSLITAFSVSILTLDGVKLSDAQTTVISLLYTSLIVLISKTTPLENISNYSPPNSLFNISVIASLICQVFVHFFILIYGWKLASSYREPDYVPDLKGDIDPNIVNTCIYYLIYCINLSIFSSNYEGLPFMIPLHKNKEIIFIFISNIIFLFSLVLNILPFLNYFFSLVSFPNFHLQLVFLFLMISDIVVPYIICNFIRYLRFYSFTKFNVRL; this is encoded by the coding sequence ATGAAAAGCAAATATAATGTGCAGatttatagaaaaagaaaaacacaTCTTAGATTAGACGTGTTACTGTTCTTCTTCTATGTAgttttcttaaatttaattttacaaaataaaaaatttgaagcTCAGCCTTCtgattatgaatatattgaaaaatcaaaaaatgaaattaaagaagaaaatatttttaaatttaagaatTCAATCGACTCTTCTGACCAGTTAAAGCACGAACAAAACATGAAAGAACATGAGGATCAACTTTATAATGAATTAGAAGTAGggaaaaacgaaataaaagaCAGTGTGGAATTTcctaataatgaaaaaggaagTAGCAAAGAAAAAGcagattataataatagtaataatggtAAAGAGAAAGagtttaataataaaaatagggATAATTCATTTAAACCTATAATAATaggtaaatataatttaatatacattttttatagtgTCGAATTTGTGAGTTTCCtgttatttatgttttttcacTTGTTGATCTTCTTAATATCACAATGGAATTTAAATGTTAACTTACTTGTttgttatattcatttaaataatactaatcagaataaatacatttacaaTCTGAAGAatttatgtacacatgtatgcATTAAGccattaacaaaaaaaaatgataagtCTGGAATACATAGCAAAGAACGGTTTAATACtgattataatttatacaaacCTAAATCTGAATTAGTTGAgttgaaaaaaggaaaaaatgatatattcattttttataaacagaaaaagtatatatttaattataaaaccTTAGATTTCGAATCTGTTAAacattttgatatttttaatttatctttttatttaaaatggaATGGACTAATTGAATTTGAAACGGATGATATATATGACGAAATAAACATGAGTCACACTTTGAGGGACATAGAAGAAAGTGTAAACTATTATGaggattattattatcataatgaCTGTGATGATAGGAATGATGGTGATAATGGCAATGATGATACTAATAACTTAAATGCCCTTTTTAGCAAAATAGATGCTCTATACTTAGGTAAAAGAAATGATATAGCCAAATCAgctaataaaagtaataaaatgtataatgaGCTAGGGCAGGAGGAAGGGGGTAATATTCACTCTACAGTTAGGGgaagggggaaaaaaagtaagcaaatacatacaaacgAGACATTGAATAAGTCCCATGAATCAAATTTCCCCCATGGtgatataaacaaaaacaagaaaaaagtGGAAATTTCTGAAATAAAGAATGATGGGTCTAATAAtgatccttttttttatgattataaaaaaaaaaactattttgAAATTccatatgatatatatgtacataataatttaagtaaatacggagagaatatatatgatattccATCTCCttgctttaaaaaattattgtatgAAGCCATGTTGTCTCCATTCTTcgtttttcaattttttagtattatattatggaTGCTTGATAGCTATTGGTATTTTGGAATTTtctcaatttttattttaatagttTTAGAGGCACAactaattaataaaagaataagaGAATTTAATCTTATAAATAGTATGAAAGTTCCTGCAcaaaatgtatatgtgtacagaAATTTACAGtggaaaattataaaatcaaATATGTTACTACCTGgagatatatacattttatcaAATGAAATAAGAGGAAGtgataatatatgtacatgtgagACATTGCTATTAGAAGGGGTTTGTATAACTGATGAATCAATTCTTACAGGTGAATCCGTACCACTAATTAAAGCTGCTATTGATAAGAATGTGGAGGAAGAGAATGATGTTTGTATAAAAAAGGGCGgtgaaaaaaatggaaatagaATTTcgattttttcaaataaaatagatattaaaaacaaacaTAAAAAGCATATTGTTTATGCAGgatcaaatatattattaactaaaaatgagaataatgaattcaaaaataaaaaattacctATCAGTGGTTGTATAGgaattgttataaaaaatggattTACAACATATCAAGGGAAATTAGTTAGAACAATTATTAACACTTCAGAAAAGGTGAATGCATCAAGTACCgattctattatttttcttattatattattattattttctctaTTCGCATGTGCTTATGTGGTATATTCTGTATTAAAAGCCAATAAAGAAAGAAATTTATATGGACTTCTTTTATCCGTTTCACATATTATTACAGCAGTTATATCCCCAGAATTTCCTATAACATTATCATTGGGTGTAACGATATCAatagtatatttatacaacttaaaaatatattgcacGGAACCATTCAGATTACCCTTTTCAGGAAAATCGAATATATGTGCATTTGATAAAACAGGAACACTAACAGAAGACAATATGATTGTTTTAGGTTTATTTGGTCtagataataatattgaaaagataaatgatataaacaAATCTATCATTAGTAGGCAAAAGGtcccttttttttccgtAGCGGTTATTGCAGGATGTCATTCTCTATGTAcagttaataataaattgttaGGGGATCCGTTAGAGAAAAACTCTTTCTTAAAATTGAAATGTATGATGAAGAGCTTGGAcagtacatatgtatacacaaataacaagaacaatagtagtagtagtagtagtaataacaataatagcaATGATTACAAGTCGGTGAATAGTTTTAGTAAAAAGTTATTTAGCTTCCATaatgagaaaaagaaaagcccttgtttagaaaattttcaaatttataagagattttttttttcatcggAACTCCAGAGGATGACTTGTATTGTTCTGCATGAAGGGTATGAAGAGGATTGGTATGGAGAGGAATATGAAGAATCTTTTACCCCATGTAAACATACAACAAAGGTAGAAAgtgataaaattattaatgaaaatatagcaattttggataatttaaaaaaacgaAAGAAGAAAGATAATAGCAAAAATGAACCTACAAAACAGTACTTAGTTTTAAGTAAAGGGTCACCagaaatgatgaaaaagtttttaaaaaaaattccagAAAATTATGATGAAGTTTTAAATAGTCTATCGATAAGGGGTTATCGTGTTTTATGCCTTGCTGCTAATGTTTtggataataaaataatttcgaAAAATGTTAGAAGAGAAGATATAGAAAAAGATTTGTTTTTCTGTGGATTTTTAACCTTTATTTGTCCAATTAAAACATCAACACctgaatatataattgatataaaaaatgcagGAATCAAGAACATTATGATAACAGGAGATAATGCTTTAACTGCATGCCAAGTGGCTCAAGATGTGAATATTATTCCATCTGTAAAATCTAAAGATATCTTAATTTTAAAGCTAAAAGAAGATTATTCTCTTAATGATAGGAGAATTCGTTTGGGTCCTTTATCCCAATCCAATGAAGCCATTGAACAAAGAATTACTAAAAGTCTTAATGATAAGATATCAAATGATCTAATAGGAAGTGAAATTTTCAGCAATCAGGACAAAGTAGATGCAATAGAAATGTTATATAGCATTGGTAAATCAAGCATGgttgaaaaaaatgttatcgAAAAAGTAActaaaattattgaaaagaataaaaatgtaagcagcagaatttattttattgatagagaaaataaaaaaatgttaccTTTTATTGATAATgaggaatatataaaattatgtgaacatattttttccttatgtATAACAGGAGATATAATTGATTATTTTCTGAACAATTATCAAAATGATTTAACATTATTTAATGAGCTTATAAAGCGAgtgcatatattttgtagAGTATCCCCTAAAcataaagaaattattataaaaacttTGAACAAATTGGGGAATATTAGCATTATGTGTGGTGATGGAACAAATGATATGGCAGCACTAAAAGCAGCTCATGTTggtatttcattattaagtATTAAAATAAGCTATAAAAACAAGGAGATAGATAATAGCAATAACAATAAGCAATATAACGCGAACTCTTTGAACACGTATGATAAAGGttacaataattattatgcTAACAGTGAAAATCATTTTAGAAATccttataataatttatatgcacCTTATAACAGTAGTAGTACTACTACTGCAAGCAGTGGTAGTAGTAACATGAAtgcaaaatattatgaacaaatgaaaaaatataatgagaGGAAACAAGCATTAGAAAATATGATGCAATCCATAGATGACTCTTTGCCATTGATAAAATTAGGAGAAGCAAGCATAGCATCtccatttacatataaaggaaatgatataaaatgtGTTAAAGAGATTATATGTTGTGGTAGATGTGCACTAGCAAAAGTTATAATGatgtataaattaatgaTTATAAATTCATTGATTACGGCCTTTTCAGTTTCTATTTTAACTTTGGATGGAGTAAAATTAAGTGATGCACAAACTACTGTTATATCGTTATTATACACGTCATTAATTGTATTAATATCTAAAACAACTCCTcttgaaaatatttcaaattattcTCCTCCAAACTCTTTATTTAACATTTCTGTTATCGCTTCCTTAATATGTCAAgtgtttgttcatttttttattttaatatatggaTGGAAATTAGCTAGCTCTTATAGAGAACCTGATTATGTTCCGGACTTAAAAGGAGATATTGACCCAAATATAGTAAATACTTGTATTTATTACctaatatattgtattaatttatcaattttttcaaGTAATTATGAAGGTTTACCTTTCATGATACCacttcataaaaataaagaaattatttttatatttatttcgaatattatctttttattttctcttgttcttaatattttaccttttttaaattatttcttctCTCTTGTGTCATTTCCCAATTTCCACTTGCAACttgtatttttgtttttaatgaTATCAGATATTGTTGTTCCATACAtcatttgtaattttatcaGATATTTAagattttattcatttacaaaatttaatgTTAGATTGTAA